GCTGCTGACGAACCTCGTCGAGGAGGTGCCGGGCCTCCTGTCGGTCGCGGTCGTCTCCTCCGACGGCCTGTTGCTCCTCTCCTCCGACCCCGGGAGAAACGCGCAGGCGCGGCAGGACGAAGGAAGACCCTCGGGCCCCCGCGGGTCGGCCGCGGACCTGGCCACCATCGTCTCCGGCATCGGCAGCCTCGCCATCGGCGCCGCCAAGCTGATGGACGGCGGCGCCGTCAAGCAGACGATGGTCGCGATGGAGGAGGGCGGGCTCTTCGTCATGTCGATCAGCGACGGTTCGCTGCTCGGCGTGCACGGCGCCCCCGACTGCGACATGAGCGTCGTCGCGTACCACATGGCGCTCTTCGTGGGCCGCGCCGGACACGTCCTGACTCCCGAACT
This sequence is a window from Streptomyces ortus. Protein-coding genes within it:
- a CDS encoding roadblock/LC7 domain-containing protein: MTASSTFGLSHEARNLHWLLTNLVEEVPGLLSVAVVSSDGLLLLSSDPGRNAQARQDEGRPSGPRGSAADLATIVSGIGSLAIGAAKLMDGGAVKQTMVAMEEGGLFVMSISDGSLLGVHGAPDCDMSVVAYHMALFVGRAGHVLTPELRSELRQSLAGTTRETVK